One genomic segment of Sminthopsis crassicaudata isolate SCR6 chromosome 2, ASM4859323v1, whole genome shotgun sequence includes these proteins:
- the LOC141554117 gene encoding uncharacterized protein LOC141554117, translating into MAPVLLSAPPCQESVTFKDVAVEFTWEEWVQLNPSQKMLYKDVMLENYRNLVSLGFAVSKPDVIYQLEKKEVSWMSEPSRRCPGKKEFTSEKPYECSECGKTFRSKTQFSVHQRIHTGEILYECKECGKTCHCNSELIRHQRMHTGEKPYECTVCGKAFSMNANLTVHQRIHTGEKPYECNECGKTFRQRTHLYVHQRIHTGDIPHECSECGKAFKRKTQLTLHQKIHPGKVLFECKKCGKTFLCKTDLIKHQRIHTLEKAYECSECGKAFRSLIQLTVHQRIHPGNVLYECSECGKAFPRNSHLIKHQRIHTGEKPYKCSECGKAFKRKVHLNLHQRSHTGEILYECKECGKAFLYNSDLTRHQRIHTVEKPYDCTVCGKAFRSKTQLAVHQRIHTGEKPYECSECGKFFRQRTHLYMHQRLHTRDILYECKECGKTFSYNSDLIQHERIHTGEKPYKCTVCVKAFRSKTQLTVHQRIHTGEKPYECSECGKFFRQRTHLYIHQRIHNGEILYECKECGKNFSYNSELIQHQRIHIGEKSYECSVYC; encoded by the exons ATGGCTCCAGTCCTCCTGAGCGCCCCGCCCTGCCAG GAATCAGTGACATTTAAAGATGTGGCTGTGGAATTCACCTGGGAGGAGTGGGTACAATTGAATCCGTCTCAGAAAATGCTGTACAAGGATGTGATGTTGGAGAACTATAGAAACTTGGTCTCTTTGG GATTTGCAGTTTCCAAACCAGATGTGATctaccaattggaaaaaaaagaagtatcttGGATGTCAGAACCAAGCAGGAGATGTCCAG GCAAGAAAGAATTTACTTCAGAGAAACCATATGAATGCAGTGAATGTGGGAAGACCTTCAGAAGTAAAACACAATTTAGTGTgcaccagagaattcatactggagagattCTTTATGAATGCAAGGAGTGTGGAAAGACTTGTCACTGTAATTCAGAACTTATTCGACATCAAAGAAtgcatactggagagaaaccttatgaatgtacaGTCTGTGGTAAGGCCTTTAGCATGAATGCAAATCTCACTGTgcaccagagaattcatactggagagaaaccttatgaatgtaatgaatgtgggaagaccTTTAGACAGAGGACACACCTTTATgtccatcagagaattcatactggtgaCATTCCTCATgaatgtagtgaatgtgggaaggccttcaaGAGGAAGACACAACTTACCTTGCATCAGAAAATTCATCCTGGAAAGGTTCTTTTTGAATGTAAGAAGTGTGGGAAGACTTTCCTCTGCAAGACAGATCTTattaaacatcagagaattcatactttAGAGAAAGCTTATGAATGTAGTGAATGTGGTAAGGCTTTCAGGAGCTTGATTCAACTCACTGTGCATCAGAGAATTCATCCTGGAAATGTTCTTTATGAATGTAGcgaatgtgggaaggccttcccTAGAAACTCACATCTTATtaaacatcaaagaattcatactggagagaaaccttataaatgtagtgaatgtggaaaggctttcaagAGGAAGGTGCATCTTAACCTGCACCAGAGAAGTCATACAGGAGAGATTCTTTATGAATGTAAAGAGTGTGGGAAGGCCTTCCTTTACAATTCAGATCTCACtcgacatcagagaattcatactgtaGAGAAACCATATGATTGTACTGTCTGTGGGAAGGCCTTCCGAAGTAAGACACAACTTGCTgtgcatcagagaattcacactggagagaaaccttatgaatgtagtgaatgtgggaaGTTCTTTAGACAGAGGACACACCTTTATATGCATCAGAGACTTCATACTAGAGACATTCTTTATGAATGTAAggagtgtggaaagactttctcCTACAACTCAGATCTTATTCAACAtgagagaattcacactggagagaaaccttacaaATGCACTGTGTGTGTAAAGGCCTTCAGGAGTAAGACACAACTTACTgtgcatcagagaattcatactggggagaaaccttatgaatgtagtgaatgtgggaaGTTCTTTAGACAGAGGACACACCTTTATattcatcagagaattcataatGGAGAGATTCTTTATGAATGCAAGGAGTGTGGGAAGAATTTCTCCTACAACTCAGAACTTATccaacatcaaagaattcatattgGAGAGAAATCTTATGAATGTTCTGTATATTGTTAG